A window of Nodularia sp. LEGE 06071 contains these coding sequences:
- a CDS encoding response regulator has product MSSTKILIVEDEAIVAKDLRNRLQKFGYIVSAIASSGQEAINKSLEICPDLVLMDIRLKGQTDGIEAAHEIRKHLDIPIIYLTAYADEKTLERAKITEPFGYLLKPFKERELQINIEIALTKHQLEKQLKTHQKWLSTLLKSISDGVIASDFQELVTFMNPVAENLTGWKQEEAFGKNASEVFKIAHRETHEPVESPIKKVLEDGTVVGLPAETILISKSGAEIPIDDSAAPIKDDLDHITGAVLIFRDVTERKQAMEAHQKQIEQEQLVAQLAEVNQLKNEFLNLLSHELRSPLSNMKVMIQILQMSMTAEENQRYLEMLSIECDREMALINDLLDLQRLEAEACPLITPDVLLLEQWIPWIIEPFQIRVQEHQQTLQLNLPSNLPSLFSDCTSLERILAELLNNACKYTPTGGEIILSVDHNSSEILPETIITIRNSVEIPTAELPRLFDKFYRLPNADIWNQGGTGLGLSIVQKLVEQLQGIIQVESSEGWTTFRLILTDLVVTTS; this is encoded by the coding sequence ATGTCAAGCACAAAAATTTTGATCGTAGAAGATGAAGCTATTGTTGCCAAAGATTTACGCAATCGGCTGCAAAAGTTTGGTTATATAGTTTCTGCAATCGCTTCTTCAGGACAAGAAGCAATTAATAAGTCTCTAGAAATTTGTCCAGATTTAGTGTTAATGGATATTAGATTGAAAGGGCAAACAGACGGTATAGAAGCGGCTCATGAAATTCGTAAGCATTTGGATATTCCCATTATTTATCTCACGGCTTATGCGGATGAAAAAACTTTAGAGCGTGCCAAAATAACAGAACCTTTTGGCTACTTACTCAAACCTTTTAAAGAAAGAGAGCTACAAATAAATATCGAAATAGCTTTGACTAAACATCAACTAGAAAAGCAATTAAAAACACATCAAAAATGGTTATCTACACTCCTTAAAAGCATCAGTGATGGAGTAATTGCTAGCGATTTTCAAGAATTAGTAACTTTTATGAATCCTGTGGCTGAAAATCTCACAGGGTGGAAACAAGAAGAAGCTTTTGGGAAAAATGCATCGGAAGTATTCAAAATTGCTCATAGAGAAACTCACGAGCCTGTGGAAAGTCCGATCAAAAAAGTCCTGGAAGACGGAACTGTTGTTGGTTTACCAGCAGAAACTATTCTAATTTCTAAAAGTGGTGCAGAGATTCCCATTGATGATAGTGCTGCACCCATTAAAGATGATCTTGATCATATTACAGGTGCAGTATTAATTTTCCGAGACGTTACTGAGCGCAAACAGGCTATGGAGGCTCATCAAAAGCAAATTGAGCAAGAGCAACTCGTAGCGCAACTAGCAGAAGTCAATCAACTCAAAAATGAGTTCTTAAATTTATTGTCCCACGAATTGCGATCGCCTCTCAGCAATATGAAGGTGATGATTCAAATATTACAAATGTCTATGACGGCTGAGGAAAATCAGCGCTATTTGGAAATGTTGTCAATTGAGTGCGATCGCGAAATGGCGCTAATCAACGATTTACTAGACTTACAACGCTTAGAAGCTGAAGCCTGTCCATTAATTACCCCAGATGTGTTGCTCTTAGAACAGTGGATACCTTGGATAATTGAGCCGTTTCAAATCCGTGTTCAAGAACATCAGCAAACTTTACAGTTAAACCTGCCCTCAAATCTGCCCTCGCTGTTCTCAGACTGTACTAGCTTAGAGCGAATTTTAGCAGAATTACTCAATAATGCCTGCAAATATACTCCGACTGGTGGCGAAATTATTTTGAGTGTAGATCACAATTCCTCAGAAATACTCCCAGAAACTATCATCACTATTCGTAATTCCGTAGAAATTCCTACAGCCGAATTACCGCGACTTTTTGATAAATTTTATCGCCTCCCCAATGCTGACATCTGGAATCAAGGTGGTACAGGATTAGGGTTATCTATAGTACAGAAGTTAGTTGAACAACTCCAAGGAATAATTCAAGTTGAAAGTAGCGAGGGATGGACAACCTTCAGGCTCATATTGACTGATTTAGTTGTTACTACCAGTTAG
- a CDS encoding PAS domain S-box protein, giving the protein MVWLHIISDSLTALAYYSIPVMLVYFVRKRRDIPFGGIFLMFSTFIVACGTTHLMDVWTLWHPTYWLSGLIKAITAFVSVLTAIELFSLIPKALALPSPSQLEAANCQLAKEIAERKRTEEVLRESEERWQLALRGNNDGIWDWNVKTNEVFFSTRWIEMLGYEEQEISHHLDESLMRVHPDDRDMVVKAVENHFSKITPFYIHEHRVLCKDGTYKWILDRGQGLWDENGNVVRMVGSHTDITERKQAEEALSSLLERLETIVEQRTVELRQINNSLEAEITERQRIEKALRESEQQFRAAFDQAAVGIAHVGINGQWLLVNQKLCDILGYTSEELLLLTFQDITHPDDLDNDLKYVKQMLTGEIPNYSLEKRYFRKNGFLVWINITVSLMHKPSGEPKYFISVVEDISDRKQSHQLIQASLLEKEVLLKEIYHRVKNNLQVISSLLNLQSAYIKDPEDMAIFQQSQQRIASMALVHEKMYQSPDLAKINLNEYVQDLVSSLCTCYEFNTNIISININVEQDISLGLDTAIPCSLIIHELVSNSLKHAFTGERAGEINIEIKKSSVNKIALVVRDNGQGLPSNFNFNNTASLGWELIDALSSQLSGDITINSDIGVKFQIDFPLV; this is encoded by the coding sequence TTGGTATGGTTGCATATTATTTCTGACTCCTTAACTGCCCTGGCGTACTATTCTATTCCGGTGATGCTGGTCTATTTTGTCCGCAAACGAAGAGATATCCCTTTCGGTGGGATATTCTTGATGTTTAGTACATTTATTGTTGCTTGCGGTACAACCCATCTGATGGATGTGTGGACACTTTGGCATCCTACTTATTGGCTATCCGGGTTAATCAAAGCTATCACCGCCTTTGTTTCTGTTTTGACAGCCATAGAACTGTTCTCATTAATACCTAAAGCCCTCGCATTACCTAGTCCTTCCCAACTAGAGGCGGCAAACTGCCAATTAGCAAAAGAAATAGCTGAACGCAAACGCACAGAAGAGGTGCTAAGAGAAAGTGAGGAACGCTGGCAGTTAGCTTTACGTGGTAATAATGATGGTATTTGGGATTGGAATGTGAAAACCAATGAGGTTTTTTTCTCAACTCGCTGGATAGAGATGCTTGGTTATGAAGAACAGGAGATTTCACACCATTTAGACGAAAGTTTGATGCGGGTGCATCCAGATGACCGCGATATGGTGGTCAAAGCAGTTGAAAATCATTTTTCCAAGATAACGCCGTTTTACATTCACGAGCATCGAGTTTTATGTAAAGACGGTACTTACAAATGGATTTTAGATCGGGGTCAAGGGCTGTGGGATGAAAATGGTAATGTAGTACGTATGGTAGGTTCACATACTGACATTACGGAGCGCAAGCAAGCAGAGGAGGCATTAAGCAGCCTACTAGAGCGACTAGAAACTATAGTGGAACAACGGACAGTAGAGTTAAGACAAATTAACAACTCACTAGAAGCAGAAATCACTGAGCGCCAGCGAATCGAGAAGGCATTAAGAGAAAGCGAACAGCAATTCCGTGCAGCATTTGATCAAGCTGCTGTTGGTATTGCTCATGTCGGCATAAATGGTCAGTGGCTATTGGTTAACCAGAAGCTGTGCGATATTCTTGGCTACACATCTGAGGAACTACTGTTGCTAACTTTCCAGGATATTACTCACCCAGATGATCTGGATAATGATCTCAAATATGTTAAGCAGATGTTAACGGGTGAGATTCCAAATTATTCTCTGGAAAAACGCTATTTTCGGAAAAACGGTTTCCTAGTCTGGATTAATATCACAGTGTCTTTAATGCACAAACCTTCTGGTGAACCAAAGTATTTTATTTCCGTTGTGGAAGATATTAGCGATCGCAAGCAGTCACATCAGCTGATACAAGCATCACTCTTAGAAAAAGAAGTGCTGTTAAAAGAAATTTACCATCGCGTGAAAAACAATTTACAGGTGATTTCTAGCCTGCTAAACTTGCAATCTGCATATATCAAAGATCCAGAAGATATGGCAATATTCCAGCAAAGCCAGCAGCGCATTGCCTCAATGGCTTTAGTTCATGAGAAAATGTATCAGTCACCAGATTTAGCCAAGATTAATTTAAATGAATATGTCCAAGATTTAGTATCAAGTTTATGCACTTGCTACGAATTTAATACAAATATCATCTCCATAAATATTAATGTTGAGCAGGACATTTCACTGGGATTAGATACAGCAATTCCTTGTAGTTTAATTATCCATGAACTGGTTTCTAATTCCTTAAAACACGCATTTACTGGAGAGCGAGCGGGTGAGATTAACATTGAAATTAAAAAAAGTTCGGTAAATAAGATTGCACTTGTAGTTAGAGATAATGGGCAAGGTTTACCATCAAACTTTAATTTTAACAATACAGCATCGTTAGGCTGGGAGTTAATAGATGCTTTAAGCAGTCAACTCTCAGGAGATATCACTATTAATAGCGATATCGGAGTAAAATTTCAAATAGATTTTCCCCTAGTATAA
- a CDS encoding SDR family NAD(P)-dependent oxidoreductase produces MLTALITGASSGIGKAFAVELAARQTNLVLVSRSEEKLNQLAKELQDQYQIQVDVIVKDLTEPDAPAAVFDATKSKGLTIDLLINNAGFGDYGDFAESDRERQIKIIQLNVLALVDLTHKFLPLMRQRHSGGIINVSSITAFQPIPYLSVYAASKAFILSFSEALWAENRPYGVRVLATCPGPIETNFFVEANFPTTLAGNTDKAYSSEEVVRESLKALANYQPTLVLGDIKTQIRSTLARLVPRKILLNMLARHFKC; encoded by the coding sequence ATGCTAACTGCTTTAATAACTGGTGCCTCTAGTGGTATAGGTAAAGCTTTTGCAGTGGAATTAGCTGCACGGCAGACAAATCTTGTTCTAGTTTCTCGTTCTGAAGAAAAACTTAATCAACTAGCAAAAGAACTACAAGATCAATACCAAATTCAAGTAGATGTGATAGTTAAAGACCTGACAGAGCCTGATGCACCTGCTGCTGTATTTGATGCTACTAAAAGTAAAGGATTAACCATTGATTTATTAATTAATAATGCTGGTTTTGGTGATTATGGTGATTTTGCAGAAAGTGACAGAGAACGGCAAATAAAAATTATTCAACTTAACGTTTTGGCATTGGTAGATTTAACCCATAAATTTCTACCTCTAATGCGGCAACGTCATTCTGGTGGCATTATTAACGTATCTTCAATTACAGCATTTCAACCAATACCATATCTTTCTGTGTATGCTGCCAGTAAAGCTTTTATTCTCAGTTTCAGTGAAGCGCTTTGGGCAGAAAATCGTCCCTATGGAGTTCGTGTCCTAGCTACCTGTCCAGGTCCCATAGAAACAAACTTTTTTGTAGAAGCTAACTTTCCTACAACTTTAGCAGGAAATACAGATAAGGCTTATTCGTCTGAAGAAGTTGTGCGTGAATCATTAAAGGCTTTAGCAAATTATCAACCAACACTAGTTCTGGGTGACATTAAAACTCAAATCAGAAGTACATTAGCTCGATTAGTACCACGAAAAATTCTGTTAAATATGTTAGCACGACATTTTAAATGTTAA
- a CDS encoding GIY-YIG nuclease family protein, producing MKTGIYLISNSDRGMGYIGSSQNIDKRWGQHKSFLNRDKHHCKALQAAWNYYGRSAFQLGVLELCEVTELAELEQIYLNTANWATLYNTARSTYSPMRGLQGHKWTEEEKKRLSEMFRGELNPMYGIKGDLHPSSKIRGQLHPEYGRPRPPESVAKRHRKYVVTSPGGEVFQVSGLRPFCVTHALDQGNLTKVAQGKRKTYKGWDCQYLH from the coding sequence ATGAAAACCGGGATATATTTAATATCAAACTCAGACAGAGGCATGGGTTACATCGGTAGTAGCCAGAACATAGATAAACGTTGGGGTCAGCACAAAAGCTTTTTAAACCGGGATAAACACCATTGCAAGGCACTACAGGCGGCTTGGAACTATTATGGTAGGTCTGCTTTTCAGTTGGGAGTTCTAGAACTCTGCGAGGTTACAGAGTTGGCAGAGTTAGAGCAGATATATCTCAATACTGCGAACTGGGCAACTCTGTACAATACCGCCCGATCTACATATTCACCTATGAGAGGGTTACAGGGGCATAAATGGACTGAGGAAGAGAAAAAGCGACTTTCAGAGATGTTTAGAGGTGAACTTAACCCCATGTACGGCATAAAAGGCGATTTACACCCCTCGTCCAAGATACGGGGTCAACTACATCCTGAATATGGCAGACCTAGACCGCCTGAATCCGTCGCCAAAAGACATCGCAAATATGTCGTAACTTCCCCAGGTGGCGAGGTGTTCCAAGTATCTGGCTTACGTCCTTTCTGCGTTACCCACGCCCTAGACCAAGGAAATTTAACTAAAGTTGCACAAGGTAAACGCAAGACATACAAAGGCTGGGATTGCCAATATTTACACTAG
- a CDS encoding Tex family protein — MLNIPQLLATELDLKPDQIQNALELLAEGATVPFIARYRKERTGEMNEVQLRDLFERYAYLTELAERKSVILNAIAEQGKLTDELKAKITSCLQKTELEDLYLPYRPKRRTRATIAREKGLEPLAELIKSLNVQNASTASLEEEAAKYISETQGVKTPEEALKGAADILAEEVAEKAELRAYLRDYLLAEGVFVSHLKKDHPEGSTKFEMYRNYQMRVRNIAPHNLLALCRGEAEKVLSYEIAFDEDVVLSYLESKEINSKVRIIRDFYQGMLKDAFNRLMKTSIMGEVISQKKTYADMESIKTFETNLQELLLSAPAGMKPTLAIDPGFRTGCKVAVLDQTGQFLEYQAVFPHQAAEQRAKAAQTIKNLITKYQIELIAIGNGTASRETDEFVAQILQDIDRKPIKVMVNESGASIYSASKVALEEFPHLDITVRGAISIGRRLQDPLAELVKIDPKSIGVGQYQHDVDQKLLKKKLDETVESCVNYVGVDLNTASKELLTFVSGITATVANNIVAYRNEHGVFKNRRQLLKVAKLGPKAFEQAAGFLRIRGGDNPLDNTAVHPESYSVVQAIAADLDVSLNQVTQIAEKLKKTNLKKYITDSVGEPTLRDIISELDKPGRDPRAEFKYATFSEGIKEIKDLEVGMELEGIVTNVANFGAFVDIGVHQDGLVHISQLADRFVDDPQKIVKVGQVVKIRVLEINEKLKRISLSMKAVQQ; from the coding sequence ATGCTGAATATTCCTCAACTACTGGCGACTGAATTAGACCTCAAACCTGATCAAATCCAAAACGCGTTAGAACTTTTAGCCGAAGGTGCGACGGTTCCCTTTATTGCACGTTACCGCAAAGAGCGCACTGGGGAAATGAATGAAGTCCAACTGCGCGACCTGTTTGAGCGCTATGCTTACTTAACAGAGTTGGCTGAACGGAAATCGGTAATTTTAAATGCGATCGCCGAACAAGGTAAACTCACAGATGAACTCAAAGCCAAAATTACATCCTGTTTACAAAAAACCGAACTAGAAGATTTATATCTTCCCTATCGACCAAAACGCCGTACCCGCGCCACCATCGCCAGAGAAAAAGGTTTAGAACCCTTAGCCGAGTTGATTAAATCGCTAAATGTCCAAAATGCTTCAACAGCCTCACTGGAAGAAGAAGCAGCGAAGTATATTTCTGAAACTCAGGGAGTTAAAACACCAGAAGAAGCACTCAAAGGTGCTGCGGATATTTTAGCGGAAGAAGTGGCAGAAAAAGCCGAGTTACGTGCATATCTGCGTGACTACTTGCTAGCCGAGGGGGTATTTGTCTCTCATCTCAAAAAGGATCATCCCGAAGGTTCAACCAAATTTGAGATGTACCGCAACTATCAGATGCGAGTGAGAAATATTGCACCCCATAATCTGCTGGCGTTGTGTCGCGGTGAAGCTGAGAAAGTGTTAAGCTATGAAATTGCTTTTGATGAAGATGTGGTACTGTCTTATCTAGAATCAAAGGAAATTAACAGCAAAGTTCGGATAATTCGCGATTTTTACCAAGGGATGCTCAAAGACGCATTTAATCGGCTGATGAAAACTTCCATTATGGGTGAGGTGATTTCTCAGAAGAAAACTTATGCTGATATGGAGTCGATTAAAACCTTTGAAACAAATCTGCAAGAATTACTCTTGTCTGCACCAGCGGGGATGAAACCGACACTGGCTATAGACCCAGGCTTTAGAACTGGGTGTAAAGTGGCGGTACTCGACCAAACCGGACAATTTTTAGAATACCAGGCGGTGTTTCCTCACCAAGCGGCTGAACAACGCGCCAAAGCTGCACAAACTATTAAAAATTTGATTACCAAATATCAGATTGAGTTAATTGCTATTGGTAATGGTACAGCTTCCCGTGAGACAGATGAGTTTGTGGCGCAGATATTACAAGATATCGACCGCAAACCAATTAAAGTCATGGTAAATGAGTCTGGCGCATCGATATATTCTGCCAGTAAAGTGGCGTTAGAAGAGTTTCCCCACTTAGATATTACCGTGCGTGGTGCGATTAGTATCGGTCGCCGTTTGCAAGACCCTCTGGCGGAACTGGTGAAAATTGATCCTAAATCTATCGGTGTGGGACAATATCAGCATGATGTTGATCAAAAGTTGCTGAAAAAGAAGCTGGATGAAACTGTAGAAAGTTGCGTGAATTACGTCGGTGTGGACTTAAACACGGCTTCTAAGGAACTTTTGACCTTTGTTTCCGGAATTACGGCTACGGTGGCTAATAACATTGTCGCTTATCGCAACGAGCATGGAGTCTTTAAGAATCGCCGACAACTGTTAAAGGTGGCTAAGTTGGGGCCGAAGGCGTTTGAACAAGCTGCGGGTTTTCTGCGAATTCGTGGTGGAGATAATCCTTTAGATAACACAGCCGTGCATCCAGAAAGTTACTCTGTCGTGCAGGCGATCGCAGCTGATTTAGATGTATCCTTAAATCAAGTCACCCAAATTGCCGAAAAACTCAAAAAAACCAACCTGAAGAAATACATCACTGATAGCGTTGGCGAACCCACACTGCGCGATATTATCAGCGAACTAGATAAACCAGGTAGAGACCCCCGTGCAGAATTTAAATATGCCACCTTTAGCGAGGGAATCAAAGAAATTAAGGATTTAGAGGTGGGAATGGAATTAGAGGGAATTGTCACAAACGTAGCTAACTTCGGTGCCTTTGTCGATATTGGTGTGCATCAAGATGGTTTAGTACATATTTCCCAACTAGCTGACAGATTTGTAGATGACCCTCAGAAAATCGTCAAAGTCGGACAAGTTGTGAAAATTCGAGTCTTGGAAATTAACGAGAAATTGAAACGTATTAGTTTGTCGATGAAAGCCGTTCAACAATAA
- a CDS encoding phage holin family protein has product MLGTFLTAIATALSLLIVDLVVPGVNIANFPAAMIAALVIGLINGSVKPVLSALSLPLNFATLGGFSLIVNGFCFWLAAVLVPGFAVRGLIAFILGPVILSFANTFINNYFAERNPALNSSGDVNPQGELPSR; this is encoded by the coding sequence ATGTTAGGAACATTTTTAACTGCCATAGCTACAGCTTTGAGCTTGTTAATTGTCGATTTAGTTGTACCTGGTGTCAACATTGCTAATTTTCCAGCAGCCATGATTGCGGCTTTGGTAATTGGTTTGATTAACGGTTCAGTAAAACCAGTTCTATCTGCTTTATCTTTACCGCTTAACTTCGCCACATTAGGGGGCTTTTCGCTAATAGTTAACGGTTTTTGTTTCTGGTTAGCAGCAGTGCTGGTTCCTGGGTTTGCAGTTCGTGGACTTATCGCCTTTATCCTGGGTCCAGTGATTCTATCTTTTGCTAACACCTTCATTAACAATTATTTTGCCGAAAGGAATCCTGCTTTAAACAGTAGTGGTGACGTAAATCCCCAAGGCGAATTACCCTCTAGATAA
- a CDS encoding YqaE/Pmp3 family membrane protein: MKIVRFLLGIVLPPLGVFLTVGASPTLLINILLTLLGWLPGSIHAVWVIAKHEEQINAERGSY, encoded by the coding sequence ATGAAAATAGTTCGTTTTCTTTTAGGTATAGTACTGCCTCCTTTAGGTGTTTTTCTCACAGTGGGTGCTAGCCCAACTTTGTTGATTAACATTTTACTAACACTTTTAGGCTGGCTTCCCGGCAGTATTCACGCAGTTTGGGTAATTGCTAAACATGAAGAACAAATTAATGCAGAGAGAGGTAGTTACTAA